AATCGAAATGGGGAAAATAGCCATGATCAGATATTTTCCGTAAGTATTAGCGAAATTTAATAAGGAATTGAATGCATTTTTAATCCAATCGATCCCGGCCCCAAACCATTTTGCAGCATTTTCCTTAAATTTCTCAAAGGGTCCGAAGAATTGACCAAGGACAGATTCACCTCCGGTGATCCACGCATATAGATCTGCGATCACGAGAATAATTGCACTAATAGCTAACCACCACCAAGAGAATGTTCCGACCAGTATGAGCAAGATCCCTTGGAACATGCGTGTCAAAACCACAGACTGTTTTACATAGTCCAAGAAATTAACAAAATAACCTAATATAGTAGCGAATAATTTAACAAAAGGAGTGAGAATTGGGAGAAGTAAGTCTCCGAAAGCTGCCGTCAAGTTGCTGATTGTAGTAGCTAATTGCTCTTGAGCTCCTACATTTGAGTACGCATATCGATTGTATTCTTCCTGTATCTGCACATTCTTTTCCAAAACTTTTGAAAGCAATTCTCTTCGTTTGGTCTGGGAATTTAGATCGTCCCCGTTCCCGATTGCCTTTGCCTGATCGATATATGCGGAAAGAGCAGCATTATTCTTAAGAAGACCAACATCTCCTGTTTCGATAAACTTTTGAGCTTCTTCGAACAAAGAAGAAGTTGTTTCACCAGAGATCTTGGAAAGTTTTTGAAAACTGTCCATCGACTGTTTTACGAAATCGAGAGAATGTCCGTATTGAAGTGCATCTTTCGAAGCAGTTAATAATTCGCTCTCAGAAGCAAATCCGTTGGTTTCTTTTTTTACGTTGGCGATCGTTTCTGCAAGAGCTTGGTATCCCTGAGCACCGGTCAGCCTCTTCAGCTCCATTCTTTGTTTTTCCAACGCCCTAGCTGCGTCTAGATCTATGAATTGTGAAGGAATACCTCCCGGTAAACCTTTCGTAACACTCCCAAGTTTTGCCCATTTCGATCTGCTCGCATCGGCAATCTTCGAAAAATTCTTTTTAAAAAGTTCCGTACTCGATTTAAAAGAAGCGGAAAGAGAACTTCCGATCTTCTTCATCCATGATACTGCGTTTTTCCCCCAGGAATTCAATTGATTGAAAGAATTTTTGTAGAAACTATTTAAACTTTTACCCCAAGATTTTAATTCGGCAGAAGCGGATTTAAAGGCCTTCGTTAGATCTTTTCCGAAGGAAGCTTGGAGTTTTTCAAATTGCTTCGCAAGCTTCTGCATTTCTTTTATCCAATCTTCGTTCATGAATTATTTTCCGCCTGATTTGTTTGCTGCCTGTTTCTGCTCTTTGATCATTCTATCTACGAGTATATTCGCTTTTGCTAAATCTCTTGGATGCATTTCGCAAGCTTCCGAATAAGTTAGAATGCCGTTTACAACCGGTCTCCAGATCGCGATTTCTTCGTCGAGTTCCTGTTTTAGTCGAATTTCCTCAAGACGATTGATTTGCAAGAGACGCTTTACCGTTTCTTGCTCCATTTTCTGGCCAGGAAAATCCGGGCTCCAACTCCCCTCTAAGAAATCGGGGAAGAATGATTTCCCATACCTCCTCTAGTTCCCGGATCCAAGATTTTAATTCAGCCTGCTGTAATATTATGGCTTTGCCATCCTGTCCCAAAGGTCCATCAATCGATAATTTTGTAGCGCCTTTTCCAGGAAAGACTACATGATCGAAGCAGTATTCTAATACCACAGAAAGATCCATATTCCCATCGGCGATCTTGAACATCTTAGATTTCAATTTAATCCATTCTTTCGATCCTGGATGTTGGAGAACGTATTCTTTTCCGCCGACTTGTATCGTTTCTTGGTAAGACATATTATGATTCCTTTGTTTATTTTTTTAAATGTTCTTCGCTTCCGTATTCACTTAGAAGTTCCGGAAAGCGAATTTCAATATCGATCAGCTTAAATGTGCTTTATTTAAATCCGCGCAGGTTAAAACCCATTCGACTCCGCTTTCTTCCACACCGAATTCCTTATCGGGATCGGTAGAGACCCAAGCCTGACTTGCAACCGCCACGAATTTCCCATCCGAATTATTCTTTACCATTACAGGGAAAGTGTTCGGTAGGTTTTTTACCAGATCCAAAAACGCGTTATCCGGAGAAGTTCCCTTCAAAGTGAAAGTGATCTGCCCGGAAGTATTATTATTCTTTGTTCTGGAAACTTCTCCCCTTGCGCCTACATGAGTTTTATAAACTTCATTATCGGACCGCTTAACGGAAATGAATGTACCGTCAAAAAATCCTGAAACTAATCTTCCGGAAACGGAAAGAGTAACCTGGTTCGGATCGTATGTTCCTAAAAATTTATCAGCCATTATAATATTTCCTTAAACCGTAATTAAGCCGTTAACATTTACTTTATGGATCGCTCCGGCGAGATAATAAACGAATCGAACTCCTTTCAATTCCCTATTAGCTCTGTCGTTTACAGAAAGATCCGCTCTTCTTGGAACAAAGACTTGGCTCATATAGACTTTATCATCCGATAATTTCAGATCATCTTCTGAAGACGCTCTTGCAACGATCCCTGCGTCTCCTGCCCTCTTCAGAACGTTACGCACCACTCCTTCCACTTGAGCAATACCGGAATCATCCAATGCTATCTTCTCATTATTCAAAAATAAAGAAAGTAGATCCGTTTGAAGTTGATCTTCGACCCAATCCTGTCCGACGATCACATCGATAAATTCCCCGGAAGTGGTTGTTCCTTCATTCACATAAGTCGCTCCGGCCATTTCTTGTAAAGCTTGCCCTTTGCTCGTACGAATTGTAGTCAGTTCGGTTTTGGTGAAGCTGGAAGCATTTTGGCCGTTTAAACGTTTCCACTTAAATGTGGTTGATCCAGGTTGTTTCGGGATATTCTGTCCAACCCAAGCACATTCAGGAAAATCGCCGGGAGCATTATTATGAATGAGATAAGCTTCTCTATCTACATTCCTAGAATCAAGCGAAGTTATATCCGATGAGCATCCGAAGAAAAATTTCTTATTTGCATTCGCCCAAGTGCCTGCCGCATTCAGATCCGTCTTGGTTCTCGAAGTGATACAGACTGCATAAAAATTATCATCCGATTCACGTAGTTCGTCCAAAGCATCGGCAATCGTGTCCGGCGATACTACGATCATGATATCTTCCGGCTTAGGAGACTGGGCAAACATTGCGGCAGCCATTTTATACACGTCATCGGAAGAAGTAAAACCTGCCGATGTTAGATCAGTTAAATCGGATGCTATATGCTTCTCCAAAGCAGTAGCGGAACTATCCCCTGCTTTCAAGATCAGCGGTCGAAACGATTTTTGCGTTAACCCTTGGGTTCCCCGAGTGATATCTATTATGATATCATTAATAAATGCCATTTGCTAAACCTCTACCTCTAGATTTTCATTATGACTGCCGAATTCTTCGGTGATTTGGATTTTCGAAATTTTCTCTATTTCTTCCGTATATTCAAACGTATAATCGAATCGAATATCGAAGCCAACCTGATAGAGCCAGGCAGAATTTTCAAAAACACTTTTGTCTTGAACGTTAGTAGCCACAAAGCGTGGAACAATAGAATGTTCTTCACAAAAAGAACGATTATCAGGAGAACCGAACCAATGAAATACGTTCATAGCAGCGGTTCTTGCATTCTCGAGACTCTGAGTATCAAAAAAATTGAATGAATACGTATCCTGGTATTTTTCAAACCTGGTTCTAACTACTACTGTAGGATCTCCAACCTTCTCCGCGCTAGTCTGAATATTTCGATAAACCGATTCCACCAAACAAGATATTGATCGATACACCCCAAGCGGATAAGCACTTTGCTCTTCGTCAAATCTGAGCAAAATTACCGAGGTATCGGATTGAATTCTCTGAAAAACAGCTTCTACAACGGCACCGGGGATCATTTATACTTAAAAACCCTTGTTAATAATATACAGAAGCAATTCATCAAAGACACAATCTCCAAAAAAAAGACAAGTAATTGCAATTTAAAATTTCATTTTTGCAAAATTAAACTAAATTATCCAATTTGAGGTATTATAAAGACGTTTGATAAATTAACGACATTTAATGGAAGCTTAGAGGCAAACAAGTAAAAAAAGGTTCCAACTAATCCTATAATTTTCTATAAATTGGACAATTGTGCAGAGCTTGGAAAGAAAAAGGACACACTCTGTTATCCGAATAGACAACAGAGTAAAACTTTCGAGGCGGTTTTATACGGGCGTCGTGATTGAAATTACGTTTTTAGGATAAAATAGTAACGGCAGTGTTTTGATCTAAAACGCAGTAACACAAGTAAGGTTGAGAATGAGCTAAAATTGCCTGTTCTATGGTTCTAAAAAATTCCGACCAGGGTGCATCAGTCCAAGTTGAGTTCAAAACAGTGCAACCTGCACTAGCCATTTCTACAAATTTGGAAGTGCTACTTTTGGCATGGATATCGATCGCAAAAAAACCGGCCTGAGTCACAGAGATAGATTCATCCTTCCACTTAAACCATGGTTTACCATTTTGATGAGGAACATATCTATTAACAGTGACTTGCGCATATTGGTTCAAAGCCTTATGCCCTCGATGCATACCTAACTTATATTTATAAATTCCTTCCACAATCCGCGCTGTTCCAGCTGGATTCATTGGCTGATTCAACCAATAACGGCCCGGATCTATCGTGCAGGCGTATATTTTAAATTCCAAAGATTTATTCACGGTCCGTATCAAAAAGAGAGCATCATTGTATTCGTTGATGTTATCGTTATTCGTCTTTACAATGCCATCCTTAAAATCGATACCTCTTATGCCGAAGAGTACCCAACGATCATAAAGTAGGCCGTATTTTTTAGAGCCGTATGCCATAAGACGTTTTACGAATTTCTTCGTATCCATTGTGCCTCGTTTACGCAAGATCGGCATGTAAATTCCCCTAAGAGCGTTGCGCTCAAATCAACTGTAATGGCGCAAAATAATTCTTCCTCGAATATCGTGTCAACCAAGATCCATTATATTTCTCTTTTAAACGAATATAATTGGCTCAAAAGACAAATCTCGAAAAATCATTGTCTTTCACCCTTAGATAATAAAATCCCTTCATGCGCCTTCAACTTTCCTCAGCGTTCCTGCTCCTACTTGCGTTTTCCCTTTTCCCAAAAACATCCGAACCGGCGGATCCTTGCTCCAAGATCAAAAGTAAAAACGATCAGAAAAAATGTTATTCCAAAGAATACCAAGCCGCAGACAAAGAATTGAATGTGACTTATAAAAAGATAAGAGAAGCTCTCTCTGATTCTGAGAAAGAAGATTTAAAAAAACTACAAGTTCTTTGGATCGGATACAGGGATGGAATTTGTGAAGGTCCGATGTATTCTTCGGATGAATCGGGTATCGAAACGATCGCCTGCAAAACAGAGACTACTGCAGAAAGAACAAAATATTTAAATCATGTTTGGAAATTCGGCACTGCATCTAAAGAAGGACTTGGCTCCTATACGGATGGTTTCGGGGGAAGTTTAAGACTATTCCGAGATAAATCGAGTAAGAACATCCAATTTTCCTTTGAGGTTGTCAGAGGTCCTATTGCTCATCTGGGAGAAGTAAGTGGAAACTGGACTCCAGTTAAAGAAGGTAAATGGAACTGGGCTTCTACAGAAGGTTGTAAAGCAGAAGATCCGGACTGCTGCTTGTTGGAATTCCAATATTCACAAAATAGGATAGAGGTCGAAGAGGTGTCTTGTTCGGCGTATCACGGAGCGAGAGCTTACTTCGGCGGAAGTTATAGATATGAATTTAAGTGAATAAAGTAGAGCGCCTAACAGTTTGCCTTCGAACTAAAATCATGGACTGTTCTTTATTCTTTAGAAGTTTCTTATATATGAATTATATATAAGTTATTTATAACGGATGTATCCTCTACGTTCATTCATTAGTATTTTGTATTTCTACATGTTGTCACACTCGTATTTTTAGTTTCTTCTTGCTCTGCATGTGCAGCTCCAATATATTCGCCGCTGTTTGGAAAATTTTTGTAATCAGTTTACAAAAATTATTTCGAACGAACTTACAGATGAAAAAAATATTTGGAGATCCCTATGCGATTCTTTTTGTTAGCCTTGTGCTTAAGTGCGTTCTCAGTTGGCCTTTGGGCGGATTGTCCGGACTACACTACTCCTTCTAACCCTCCCAGTTTTTCGAAACCTACCAAAAGAAATTTCCGTAATTTCGGGAATACAATTTTAGCCGGTCTTTATGTGCCTTATCATATGGTTTATGATACGATCGTAAAATCAGGTTCGAACGCGACTATGGTTGGTAAATTCGATTATGATGCGGTATTTCACAAGGATTTGGAAGGTGAATACATTCACGTTTATATCTACGGAACAGCAATGAGCGGCTGGACCTACGTGGGACGTTACACGACGAACGGTGATGGCAAGATTACTGCAAACTTGGGAGTCCGTGCAACTGGCGATTATATAGTTCGCATGGTGGTAGAAGGTGATCTTTCTAGTGCGGACGGTTATTTGACTGTGGCTGATCCAGGTCGCCAAACCGTTTTATTCGATGTGGACGGAACCTTGACCACAAATGATTTCGAAGCCCTTGCAGATTATGCAGGTATCAAAATTGCCGACGCATATTATTACGCTCCGGAAACTGTGAATGCATATCGTAATAAAGGTTATCAGGTCGTTTATTTGACCGGTCGTCCTTATTGGAATACCAAAGATACTCGCGAATGGTTTCCTAACAAAGGAATGAAATCTTGGCATTACCATCCTAGTTCCGATTATTTAGGTGCGAATGTTCAGGGTTACAAAACGGATTATATCAACTATTTGCGTAATACCGTTGGCTTGGATATTATCCGCGCTTATGGAAATGCGACTACTGATATCGCAGCTTATGCAGCGAGTGGTATTCCAAAATCGGATACATGGATCATAGGAGAAAATGCAGGTAAAGAAGGAACACAGTCCATCACTGGGAACTATTCACTTCATTACAATACTGTAGTTGCAAGTACTCCTCAATCTGCTTCCTGCCAGTAGAAATTTGTTAGAATACGAAATGCCTTTTTAGGAAGGCATTTCTAAGAATAATTTTAGAGAAACATAAACTAAAATTGAGATCCCAAGTTCTAAAACTTCTATCCAAATCCAGCCAATCTTTCATGGAAGTTTGGTTTTGGCCATTGGTGAAAAAACAATCTATGTAGATCCTTCTTCAGAAGAGTCTGGTAAAATCGATTTTCTGAATTCTTGGGGGGTCAATCCTGTATGTTTTTTAAAAGAATCATAGAAAGATGATTTGGATTGGAAACCCACCGAAAATGCAAGATCCAATATATTTGTAGAAGGATCGTTTAAGATAATTCGTTTCGCCTCTTCTATCCTATACTTCTTAAGCAGATCCGGAAAAGAAATATTCAAGACTTGGTTCAAAAGTTCGGAAACCTGATGCACAGATAATCCCAAAACCGCCGCGAGATCGCTGATCCTCAATTCTTCCTCCAAATAGATCTTGTCCTCATCCAGAAGTTTATTCAATCGAGCCAGGGTAACTTCTACATTGATACCTAGAATGGTGGATTTTTTCTTTGTAGATAGATCGGAAGCTGTCTTGTCGGTTTGGAAGTTCCTAAGTTCTTCCCTTCTTAAAAAAACCTCATGTTCCAATTCTCGAATTCTAGTCCGGACGGAGCGGCTAGTTAAAAATATATTTATTGGAACGAAGAACGCTATAAAGAATAAGAAACTTTTGCCATCGAATGAGAAGAAAGCTCGATAGGAAATGATATTTAATATCTCTATCAGGAGCAAGGAGAACATACTGGCTACGAACCAACGAGTTTGGATCGTCTTTTGTTTTGTAGCAATGAGGCTGAGAACGATCGCAGTCATCGTCACTGCTAAGTAAAAAACGGTAAAGGAGCGAGAAACGAACTGCCTCGGAAACTGAGTAAAACTCAAGGCGATCATGATTGCAGTGATAATCGATACGGTATTATAAAAGTACCAAACCGGTTTGAAATTCTGTTTGATCTTGAGAAAATGCGAGACCCAAAGGATACCCGAAATGATGAGATAGCCGATTAGGATCTTCTTCCCTAAAGAAAGTGGAAACCCAAATCCAGGAAAAACATACCTAGATCCTATCCCCGAAACGAATAGGAATGTTAACCCCATCCCAAAAGAGAATAAGATCTGATACAAGATCCATTTGGAACGAAGACGAATATAGGAATTGATTAGATACGCGATCTGAACGATCACAAGCGCAAGAATTGAGAATACGATCCCTGAATATACAGTTGAAATGGAATATAGTTCTTCCGCACTCACCAGGCGGACCTCTGAGAAGATATAATTCCTAGACTGGATCCTTACATTGATCTCCGAACTATTCTCCAAGAATTTTCTAAGCGGAAAAACAGGGAATATACCTGGGACTAGCCATTCGTTGACCGGATGGGCAAAACCAGCCTGCAGGCAGTTGTTCTTGAGATCGCATACTTGAACAGAATCCAAATGGCTCCAAGGAAAGATCAAAAATTCGGTCTTGGATTCCTCTGGCAAATTGCCGATCCGAAAGCGAAGATCAATCGGTTCTGGATAAAATCCCCAATCCAGGACCACTGAAAAATCATCGATCTGCTTCCAATGGGTTTGGTCCGAGTCCAGGATCCGTAGATGCCCTGCTCGATTCTCATTCCCTTGGGCATAGACGCCCTGAAAAACGATTCCGAAAACCAGGGTACAAAGGAGGAATATATTCATTCTAGACGCTTTGATCATTTAAAACTCAGTCCAAACTTATAAAC
The Leptospira johnsonii genome window above contains:
- a CDS encoding phage neck terminator protein produces the protein MIPGAVVEAVFQRIQSDTSVILLRFDEEQSAYPLGVYRSISCLVESVYRNIQTSAEKVGDPTVVVRTRFEKYQDTYSFNFFDTQSLENARTAAMNVFHWFGSPDNRSFCEEHSIVPRFVATNVQDKSVFENSAWLYQVGFDIRFDYTFEYTEEIEKISKIQITEEFGSHNENLEVEV
- a CDS encoding helix-turn-helix domain-containing protein; this translates as MNIFLLCTLVFGIVFQGVYAQGNENRAGHLRILDSDQTHWKQIDDFSVVLDWGFYPEPIDLRFRIGNLPEESKTEFLIFPWSHLDSVQVCDLKNNCLQAGFAHPVNEWLVPGIFPVFPLRKFLENSSEINVRIQSRNYIFSEVRLVSAEELYSISTVYSGIVFSILALVIVQIAYLINSYIRLRSKWILYQILFSFGMGLTFLFVSGIGSRYVFPGFGFPLSLGKKILIGYLIISGILWVSHFLKIKQNFKPVWYFYNTVSIITAIMIALSFTQFPRQFVSRSFTVFYLAVTMTAIVLSLIATKQKTIQTRWFVASMFSLLLIEILNIISYRAFFSFDGKSFLFFIAFFVPINIFLTSRSVRTRIRELEHEVFLRREELRNFQTDKTASDLSTKKKSTILGINVEVTLARLNKLLDEDKIYLEEELRISDLAAVLGLSVHQVSELLNQVLNISFPDLLKKYRIEEAKRIILNDPSTNILDLAFSVGFQSKSSFYDSFKKHTGLTPQEFRKSILPDSSEEGST
- a CDS encoding lysozyme inhibitor LprI family protein — its product is MRLQLSSAFLLLLAFSLFPKTSEPADPCSKIKSKNDQKKCYSKEYQAADKELNVTYKKIREALSDSEKEDLKKLQVLWIGYRDGICEGPMYSSDESGIETIACKTETTAERTKYLNHVWKFGTASKEGLGSYTDGFGGSLRLFRDKSSKNIQFSFEVVRGPIAHLGEVSGNWTPVKEGKWNWASTEGCKAEDPDCCLLEFQYSQNRIEVEEVSCSAYHGARAYFGGSYRYEFK
- a CDS encoding DUF3383 family protein, whose translation is MAFINDIIIDITRGTQGLTQKSFRPLILKAGDSSATALEKHIASDLTDLTSAGFTSSDDVYKMAAAMFAQSPKPEDIMIVVSPDTIADALDELRESDDNFYAVCITSRTKTDLNAAGTWANANKKFFFGCSSDITSLDSRNVDREAYLIHNNAPGDFPECAWVGQNIPKQPGSTTFKWKRLNGQNASSFTKTELTTIRTSKGQALQEMAGATYVNEGTTTSGEFIDVIVGQDWVEDQLQTDLLSLFLNNEKIALDDSGIAQVEGVVRNVLKRAGDAGIVARASSEDDLKLSDDKVYMSQVFVPRRADLSVNDRANRELKGVRFVYYLAGAIHKVNVNGLITV
- a CDS encoding phage structural protein, which codes for MADKFLGTYDPNQVTLSVSGRLVSGFFDGTFISVKRSDNEVYKTHVGARGEVSRTKNNNTSGQITFTLKGTSPDNAFLDLVKNLPNTFPVMVKNNSDGKFVAVASQAWVSTDPDKEFGVEESGVEWVLTCADLNKAHLS
- a CDS encoding lipin/Ned1/Smp2 family protein; translated protein: MRFFLLALCLSAFSVGLWADCPDYTTPSNPPSFSKPTKRNFRNFGNTILAGLYVPYHMVYDTIVKSGSNATMVGKFDYDAVFHKDLEGEYIHVYIYGTAMSGWTYVGRYTTNGDGKITANLGVRATGDYIVRMVVEGDLSSADGYLTVADPGRQTVLFDVDGTLTTNDFEALADYAGIKIADAYYYAPETVNAYRNKGYQVVYLTGRPYWNTKDTREWFPNKGMKSWHYHPSSDYLGANVQGYKTDYINYLRNTVGLDIIRAYGNATTDIAAYAASGIPKSDTWIIGENAGKEGTQSITGNYSLHYNTVVASTPQSASCQ
- a CDS encoding phage tail tape measure protein; this translates as MNEDWIKEMQKLAKQFEKLQASFGKDLTKAFKSASAELKSWGKSLNSFYKNSFNQLNSWGKNAVSWMKKIGSSLSASFKSSTELFKKNFSKIADASRSKWAKLGSVTKGLPGGIPSQFIDLDAARALEKQRMELKRLTGAQGYQALAETIANVKKETNGFASESELLTASKDALQYGHSLDFVKQSMDSFQKLSKISGETTSSLFEEAQKFIETGDVGLLKNNAALSAYIDQAKAIGNGDDLNSQTKRRELLSKVLEKNVQIQEEYNRYAYSNVGAQEQLATTISNLTAAFGDLLLPILTPFVKLFATILGYFVNFLDYVKQSVVLTRMFQGILLILVGTFSWWWLAISAIILVIADLYAWITGGESVLGQFFGPFEKFKENAAKWFGAGIDWIKNAFNSLLNFANTYGKYLIMAIFPISILYFYFDQIKKAIIGLVNSITTAFSSINWKDLIPDWVLTAAKSLSSIVGGSSAQTGSGGMLGSLSGARASGGVVSAGKSYLVGERGPELFTPGSSGKIMPNGAGGGSVVVQSVVGTLTVNVSGSNEAGTEIKEAVMRALDELSEDILPAKLGLAIT